One window from the genome of Spiractinospora alimapuensis encodes:
- a CDS encoding SAM-dependent methyltransferase, whose amino-acid sequence MANPNDFMKGVSSNADFSAFPPDITTDRPTIARSYGYLLGGKDNFEIDRATSLKGLEVFPESLDIARENRLFLYRAVRFLAEEAGIDQFLDLGSGLPAENNVHQVAQATNPNARVVYVDIDPIVLAHGRALLAENANTTIITADITDPDSVIGHEETTRLIDFDRPVAVLLFSIPHCVPDDDAAERTIRAPMARAAPGSYLAISHVVSDDPAIAAAGTDTATRLGVPWKTRTPGDVEPWLRDLEAIPPGLGDIGAWRPDPDQPPLAPVAEPLRRFVGAQDPTAKRAYEYGGVLRKP is encoded by the coding sequence ATGGCGAACCCCAACGACTTCATGAAAGGCGTTTCGTCCAACGCGGACTTCTCCGCCTTTCCACCGGACATCACCACCGACCGACCCACCATCGCGCGCAGTTATGGATATCTGCTCGGCGGTAAGGACAATTTCGAGATCGACCGAGCGACCTCCCTGAAGGGCCTGGAGGTGTTTCCCGAGTCCCTGGACATCGCGCGGGAGAACCGACTGTTCCTCTATCGGGCCGTGCGTTTCCTCGCCGAGGAGGCGGGAATTGACCAGTTCCTGGATCTGGGGTCGGGCCTGCCCGCGGAGAACAACGTGCACCAGGTTGCGCAGGCGACGAACCCCAACGCGCGTGTCGTGTACGTGGACATCGACCCGATAGTGCTCGCGCACGGCCGGGCGCTGCTCGCGGAGAACGCCAACACCACGATCATCACCGCCGACATCACCGATCCGGACTCCGTCATCGGACACGAGGAGACCACTCGTCTCATCGACTTCGACCGGCCCGTGGCGGTGTTGCTCTTTTCCATCCCGCACTGCGTTCCCGACGACGACGCCGCCGAACGCACCATCCGCGCCCCCATGGCGCGGGCGGCACCCGGCAGTTATCTCGCGATTTCCCATGTGGTCTCCGACGACCCGGCCATCGCCGCGGCCGGCACGGACACCGCGACCAGGCTCGGCGTTCCGTGGAAGACGCGAACCCCCGGCGACGTGGAGCCGTGGCTGCGCGACCTGGAGGCCATACCCCCCGGACTCGGCGACATCGGCGCCTGGCGCCCGGACCCCGACCAGCCGCCCCTCGCCCCGGTCGCCGAGCCGCTCCGCAGGTTCGTGGGCGCGCAGGACCCGACCGCCAAGCGCGCCTACGAATACGGCGGCGTGCTGCGCAAGCCGTGA
- a CDS encoding serine hydrolase domain-containing protein produces the protein MRDFVRGAVLAFSVAAVTATAGTPVAVGDEEPSATVEEFLAEAVTGDTPGIAVAVVRGDEIVDVSAAGTAGSGRDLTPDTPMRIDSLSKSFTATAVMQLVESGDVELDRPARDYLPEFEVHDPRGADITVRHLLSQTSGMSDATAPPQYRADARTLEEAVERLESASLASEPGTEFEYHNPNYHVLARLVEVVADQDFDAYLEDNVFEPVGMDSTRHVATPAVEVPGLARPHTVAFGHGIPHDEPEYFFGGSGGVVSTARDMANWLWTQNNGGRTRTGDRVLSQESLAETHRPQTPDGPAADYGFGWYHAESAEGPPVRTSHSGAGSGFNSYQGLFPESDYAIAVLTNHGPELMAVQASVQAQNLLAELDPTIPPLSQPGGTLGTDMVLGAATLVTLTGVALGLLRARRWAARRRGRSGVVTVLRLLPLGVVAVFVSLVPVLQLLVLGRTANWSVLTSVLPVGVTWLLTLGVGCVAVLVTRSLLLLAPRPRGLRSPTP, from the coding sequence ATGCGAGATTTCGTGCGTGGTGCGGTCCTGGCGTTCTCCGTCGCGGCGGTCACCGCGACCGCCGGGACACCGGTGGCCGTCGGTGACGAGGAACCGTCGGCGACGGTCGAGGAGTTCCTGGCCGAGGCGGTCACCGGGGACACACCGGGGATCGCCGTCGCGGTCGTTCGCGGGGACGAGATCGTCGACGTCTCCGCGGCGGGCACCGCCGGGAGCGGACGGGACCTCACCCCCGACACACCGATGCGGATCGACTCCCTGTCCAAGTCGTTCACCGCCACCGCGGTCATGCAGCTGGTCGAGTCGGGAGACGTTGAGCTCGACCGCCCGGCTCGGGACTATCTGCCGGAGTTCGAGGTCCACGACCCGCGCGGCGCGGACATCACGGTGCGCCACCTGTTGAGCCAGACCTCCGGGATGAGCGACGCGACCGCCCCACCCCAGTACCGTGCGGACGCTCGGACGCTGGAGGAGGCCGTGGAGAGGCTGGAATCCGCGAGCCTGGCCTCGGAACCGGGCACCGAGTTCGAGTATCACAATCCCAACTACCACGTGCTGGCACGCCTCGTGGAGGTGGTCGCCGACCAGGACTTCGACGCCTACCTCGAGGACAACGTCTTCGAACCGGTGGGCATGGACTCCACCCGGCACGTGGCCACACCGGCGGTCGAGGTTCCGGGGCTGGCGCGGCCGCACACGGTCGCGTTCGGCCACGGCATCCCCCATGACGAACCGGAGTACTTCTTCGGCGGCTCCGGCGGAGTCGTGTCCACGGCTCGGGACATGGCGAACTGGCTGTGGACGCAGAACAACGGCGGACGCACCCGCACCGGCGATCGCGTCCTCTCCCAGGAGTCCCTCGCCGAGACCCACCGACCGCAGACCCCGGACGGCCCCGCGGCCGACTACGGCTTCGGTTGGTACCACGCGGAGTCCGCGGAGGGACCACCCGTACGGACCTCACACTCCGGAGCCGGCAGCGGATTCAACTCCTACCAGGGCCTCTTCCCCGAGTCCGACTACGCGATCGCCGTCCTCACCAACCACGGCCCCGAACTGATGGCGGTCCAGGCGAGCGTGCAAGCACAGAACCTGCTCGCCGAACTGGATCCCACCATCCCACCCCTGTCGCAACCTGGCGGAACGCTCGGAACCGACATGGTTCTCGGTGCGGCGACGCTGGTCACGCTCACCGGAGTCGCCCTCGGTCTCCTCCGTGCCCGACGGTGGGCCGCGCGTCGTCGCGGGAGGTCGGGAGTGGTCACCGTGCTGCGACTGCTTCCCCTCGGAGTCGTCGCCGTGTTCGTGTCCCTCGTTCCGGTGCTCCAGCTCCTCGTCCTCGGCCGCACGGCGAACTGGTCCGTGCTCACCTCGGTCCTCCCGGTCGGGGTGACCTGGTTGCTCACCCTCGGCGTCGGGTGCGTCGCGGTACTCGTCACGCGGAGCCTCCTGCTGCTGGCGCCCCGCCCGCGGGGACTCCGGTCGCCGACGCCGTAG